A genomic window from Flavobacterium phycosphaerae includes:
- a CDS encoding O-antigen ligase family protein, with translation MIFLLLGMFYSGFSKNAVPFWIYLLLLIPGVLVATETLNLQTDMRKSIAFNISGPVCLGIAAIYNYNRKVTFSQVNNILLTLGLPVVTTAVYLILYTPDLKEVITGTGSNGETSGGFGPNQVATVLGIGMFIFFSRLIFASKSKLIFILNLVIAFNITYRGLVTFSRGGMITGFLMIVLLLLYLYFNTTTTGRYKLNLLFVFMTLVFSIIWIYTSMQTSGLIDKRYANQDAMGRVKESRFTGREEILASEIEAFKDNPVFGVGVSKGLELRYEKTGEIITSHNEISRTIAEHGTLGIIALMIVFITPVFLYIDNKQHVYMFCFLAFWLLTINHAAMRIAAPAFVYSLSLLKVRIDKTSD, from the coding sequence ATGATTTTTTTGCTGTTGGGTATGTTTTACAGCGGTTTTTCAAAAAATGCTGTTCCTTTTTGGATTTATTTACTACTGTTAATCCCCGGAGTTCTGGTGGCTACCGAAACATTGAATCTACAAACTGATATGAGAAAATCAATAGCCTTTAATATCTCGGGTCCGGTTTGTCTTGGTATAGCCGCTATCTATAATTATAACCGGAAAGTTACTTTTTCTCAAGTGAACAATATACTGCTAACCTTAGGACTTCCGGTAGTTACAACAGCTGTTTATCTTATTTTATACACTCCTGATTTGAAGGAAGTTATAACGGGAACCGGTTCTAATGGTGAAACATCCGGAGGTTTTGGACCTAATCAGGTGGCGACTGTTTTAGGCATCGGTATGTTTATCTTTTTTTCGAGGTTGATTTTTGCTTCTAAAAGCAAATTAATTTTTATTCTGAATTTGGTCATAGCCTTTAATATAACTTATAGAGGCTTAGTTACTTTTTCAAGAGGAGGTATGATTACCGGTTTTTTAATGATAGTGCTTTTATTACTTTATTTATATTTTAATACCACTACTACCGGCCGTTATAAATTGAATTTGCTTTTTGTTTTCATGACTTTGGTTTTTAGTATTATTTGGATATATACATCGATGCAAACCAGTGGCTTAATTGACAAACGGTATGCGAATCAAGATGCAATGGGAAGAGTTAAAGAAAGTAGGTTTACCGGAAGAGAAGAAATTTTAGCCAGTGAAATAGAAGCCTTTAAAGACAATCCTGTTTTTGGGGTAGGGGTATCAAAAGGATTAGAACTCCGCTATGAAAAAACAGGTGAAATTATAACCTCTCACAATGAAATATCAAGAACAATAGCCGAGCACGGGACATTAGGCATCATAGCCTTAATGATTGTATTTATTACACCGGTTTTCTTATATATTGATAACAAACAACATGTTTATATGTTTTGTTTTTTAGCTTTTTGGTTGCTTACTATTAACCATGCTGCCATGAGAATCGCAGCACCGGCTTTCGTTTATTCGTTATCATTATTAAAAGTAAGGATAGATAAAACTTCCGACTAA
- a CDS encoding glycosyltransferase yields the protein MRIVQIIDSLEVGGAEKMAVNYANALVGQIDFSGLIATRAEGDLKSQLSEKVDYCFLEKKKTIDLHAARRLKKYCKTHQIEVVHAHSSSYFVAVLAKIIYPKIKVIWHDHNGLSEFITKKETIALKIASFFFSGIIVVNYQLKSWAVRELNCKKVIYLPNFTSVETAIAPQTTLKGIEGKKILCLANLRPQKNHFLLLDVAEKVKKNFPEWTFHLVGKDFKDEYSTKIKALIESKELQDTVFVYGSKNDTTNIINQCVIAVLTSDSEGLPVALIEYGLLKKAVVTTNVGEIPLIIKHGSNGFIVDRKDTEAFYLHLLKVMNNGELRTAMGEALFRTINENNSEEAVVEKYLNWLKN from the coding sequence ATGAGAATAGTTCAAATAATTGATTCACTCGAAGTAGGAGGTGCTGAAAAAATGGCTGTTAATTATGCCAATGCTTTGGTAGGACAGATTGACTTTTCGGGACTTATTGCTACAAGGGCTGAAGGGGATTTAAAATCACAACTGTCTGAAAAAGTGGATTACTGTTTTTTAGAAAAAAAGAAAACGATTGATTTACATGCAGCAAGAAGGTTGAAAAAATACTGCAAGACCCATCAGATAGAGGTTGTTCATGCGCACAGCAGCTCTTATTTTGTAGCTGTTTTGGCAAAAATCATTTATCCGAAAATAAAAGTCATTTGGCATGATCATAATGGATTAAGTGAATTTATTACCAAAAAGGAAACCATAGCTTTAAAAATTGCGTCCTTCTTTTTTAGTGGTATTATTGTAGTGAATTATCAGCTTAAAAGCTGGGCTGTTAGGGAGTTGAATTGTAAAAAGGTAATTTATTTGCCCAATTTTACTAGTGTTGAAACAGCTATAGCACCTCAAACAACTTTAAAAGGAATTGAAGGAAAAAAGATTTTGTGTTTAGCCAATTTGCGTCCGCAAAAAAATCATTTTTTATTGTTGGATGTAGCCGAAAAAGTCAAAAAGAATTTCCCGGAATGGACGTTTCATTTGGTTGGTAAAGATTTTAAGGATGAGTATTCGACTAAAATAAAAGCATTGATAGAGTCAAAAGAATTACAAGATACTGTTTTTGTTTATGGTTCAAAAAATGACACTACTAACATTATCAATCAGTGTGTTATTGCTGTTTTGACATCAGATTCAGAAGGCTTACCGGTGGCATTGATTGAGTATGGCTTGTTAAAAAAAGCGGTGGTGACTACTAATGTCGGAGAAATTCCATTAATTATTAAACATGGCAGTAATGGATTTATTGTTGACCGAAAAGATACTGAAGCGTTTTATCTTCATTTGCTGAAAGTAATGAATAATGGCGAGTTAAGAACTGCTATGGGAGAGGCATTGTTCCGAACGATTAACGAAAATAATTCGGAAGAAGCGGTTGTTGAGAAATACTTAAATTGGTTAAAAAATTAA
- a CDS encoding glycosyltransferase has translation MISFVFVGTLSNGKHPLYAIQLIEQLHKTGRKVQLTLFGEGNERKMLENYVSDNNLETFVFLKGNQNQEVIKKAYIENHFVVLPSMSEGWPKVVAEGMFWGCLPIATAVSCVPNMLDYGKRGVLLEMDLSKDVQQIALLLDTNESYQQMVGKAIDWSRKYTLDVFENEIKGLLQS, from the coding sequence ATAATTTCATTTGTCTTCGTTGGTACTTTATCTAATGGTAAGCATCCACTTTATGCGATTCAATTAATTGAGCAATTGCACAAAACAGGAAGAAAGGTGCAGCTTACGCTTTTTGGAGAAGGCAATGAAAGAAAAATGCTGGAAAACTATGTTTCGGATAATAATTTGGAAACCTTTGTTTTTTTGAAAGGAAATCAAAATCAAGAAGTTATTAAAAAGGCCTATATCGAAAATCATTTTGTAGTTTTACCTTCTATGAGTGAAGGCTGGCCCAAAGTAGTGGCTGAAGGTATGTTTTGGGGTTGTTTGCCTATAGCGACAGCTGTTTCCTGTGTGCCCAATATGCTCGATTATGGCAAGCGAGGGGTGTTATTAGAAATGGATTTGTCAAAAGATGTACAGCAAATAGCATTACTGTTGGATACTAATGAATCTTATCAGCAAATGGTTGGCAAAGCCATTGATTGGTCGAGAAAGTATACTTTGGATGTATTTGAAAACGAAATTAAAGGACTGTTGCAATCATGA
- a CDS encoding serine O-acetyltransferase — protein sequence MTLFQLIKSDYLKHKNYGGNFFTIVFLTQGFWATFQYRIAHFCHIKIKWKPLRIIVFIPLYFWQKMLEIVAGISIPPPATIGHSFYVGHYGGIFLSPKVVIGNNCNIGQGVSIGVSGLDENRGIPVIGNNVFIGVNTVVAGNIVIEDDVLIGASSLMITSAAKNSVYLGVPAVKISEKSSKGYI from the coding sequence ATGACCCTATTTCAGTTAATAAAATCCGATTACTTGAAACATAAAAATTATGGAGGAAACTTTTTTACCATAGTTTTTTTAACCCAAGGATTTTGGGCCACTTTTCAATATCGGATTGCCCATTTTTGTCACATCAAGATAAAATGGAAACCACTAAGAATTATTGTTTTCATTCCGCTTTATTTTTGGCAAAAAATGCTCGAAATAGTAGCGGGTATTTCTATACCACCTCCGGCTACGATTGGTCATTCATTTTATGTAGGCCATTATGGAGGTATTTTTTTGAGCCCGAAAGTGGTCATAGGTAACAACTGCAATATTGGTCAGGGAGTATCCATTGGAGTTTCAGGATTAGATGAAAATCGTGGCATACCTGTTATAGGGAACAATGTTTTTATTGGTGTAAATACGGTTGTTGCCGGGAATATTGTCATTGAAGATGATGTGCTGATTGGTGCCAGTTCGTTGATGATTACCAGTGCCGCTAAGAATTCGGTCTATTTAGGGGTACCTGCAGTTAAAATTTCTGAAAAAAGTTCTAAAGGATATATTTAA
- a CDS encoding glycosyltransferase family 2 protein — protein sequence MNFTLIVCTYMRPKALLNLLHSVAKQTLYPNQIVIVDGSLNTETETALAGSSFLNLDYYRVTQENRGLTKQRNFGVSKVVPTSEVVCFLDDDTILEPEYFEEIIKTFNTEDAIVGVGGVAINENNWIKKEPNKYYNKKRFYEFEGYVYPEGDRNILRNMVGLASDLGPGRMPDFSHGRTCGFPLNGKTYEVDLLIGMSFAFRKRVLDQIAFSHYFEGYGLYEDADFSIRAQAFGKNVINTKAQLSHFHDQAGRPNKYVYGKMVVRNGWYVWRVKYPNPSFKAKFKWNATVLLLTFVRFGNIFTTSKRTEAFTEFSGRCVGWLSLFFTKPKIS from the coding sequence ATGAACTTCACTCTAATTGTTTGTACATATATGCGTCCTAAAGCGTTGCTGAATTTATTACATTCAGTAGCGAAACAGACTCTTTACCCCAATCAGATTGTCATTGTTGATGGTTCTTTGAACACCGAAACCGAAACTGCATTAGCAGGAAGTTCGTTTCTAAATCTGGATTATTACAGGGTTACTCAAGAAAACAGAGGCCTGACTAAGCAGCGAAATTTTGGGGTTTCAAAAGTTGTCCCAACTTCAGAAGTGGTTTGTTTTTTAGATGATGATACAATTTTAGAACCTGAGTACTTTGAAGAAATCATCAAGACATTCAATACCGAGGATGCGATAGTAGGAGTAGGAGGAGTTGCCATCAATGAAAACAATTGGATTAAAAAAGAACCAAACAAATACTATAATAAAAAACGGTTTTATGAATTTGAAGGATATGTTTATCCTGAAGGCGATCGGAATATATTGAGAAATATGGTGGGATTGGCTTCGGATTTGGGTCCGGGTCGTATGCCCGATTTTTCACATGGCCGTACTTGTGGTTTTCCTCTGAATGGTAAAACGTATGAAGTTGATTTGTTGATTGGAATGTCTTTTGCCTTTCGGAAAAGAGTTTTGGATCAGATTGCATTTTCACACTATTTTGAAGGATATGGCTTGTATGAAGATGCCGATTTTTCAATCAGAGCCCAAGCTTTCGGAAAAAATGTGATCAATACCAAAGCCCAATTATCTCACTTTCATGATCAGGCCGGCAGGCCCAATAAATATGTTTACGGCAAGATGGTAGTGCGAAACGGCTGGTATGTGTGGCGAGTAAAATACCCAAATCCTAGTTTTAAAGCAAAGTTTAAATGGAATGCTACCGTATTGTTGTTGACATTTGTCCGATTTGGTAATATCTTTACCACGAGCAAACGCACCGAAGCCTTTACCGAATTTTCTGGAAGATGTGTGGGTTGGCTGAGTTTGTTTTTTACTAAACCTAAAATCAGTTGA
- a CDS encoding glycosyltransferase family 2 protein, whose product MKITLNEYITETGEVILYKGTPDFKMLDKLAVGPGDIWHSSFEQGYKNAFMELVYQTATFFWFIQDFDGVDQCISWRINPYQFAVRKSVWETLGGFDSDYENVQLQALDFGYNAVRLQGAVPMYCKGLFDIVEKNKVKFTAKERYVFYVKNFKSTHAFYMLYRKGFWRVAEWNALFYARKNFKITNKTAIVKPRELKPIQGKPTVSYIIPTMMRQDFTLNLLEDLKNQTYLPSQVVVVDATPAKERNESLYNPSDYPFELIIKWQETKGSCRARNEAIELCTSEYIVFGDDDLRVLPDYIENHIRFLQTYHADACNGLDIQANHQQQNLDDLRHKLKNYGPNRYLAGAAQFYNNANNCVKREFVTKLEGNDINYDGGYGEDNDFGLSLTKIGVIVLQNPFSNSLHLKPPVGGYRFWGSQSAVLGKKRKKQPWELDHPVKWIRPVPSPTIMYFSYKHFGKELVNEYRHKYFFLYLFTGSKWSLPMRILRMPYRQIQFNKSIFYAKNLQKLGKRTK is encoded by the coding sequence ATGAAAATAACACTTAATGAATACATAACGGAGACCGGAGAAGTAATACTTTATAAAGGAACTCCCGATTTTAAAATGCTTGATAAGTTAGCAGTCGGTCCGGGCGATATTTGGCATAGTTCGTTTGAACAAGGCTATAAGAATGCGTTCATGGAATTGGTATATCAGACCGCTACTTTTTTTTGGTTCATTCAGGATTTTGATGGTGTTGACCAATGCATTAGCTGGCGCATTAACCCGTATCAGTTTGCTGTGAGGAAATCAGTTTGGGAAACCTTGGGTGGTTTTGATTCTGATTATGAAAATGTTCAACTGCAAGCTTTAGATTTCGGGTACAATGCTGTGAGGTTACAAGGCGCGGTTCCCATGTATTGCAAAGGATTATTCGATATTGTTGAAAAGAATAAAGTGAAGTTTACCGCTAAGGAGCGTTATGTTTTTTACGTCAAAAATTTTAAAAGCACCCATGCGTTTTATATGTTGTATCGAAAGGGGTTTTGGCGTGTTGCCGAGTGGAATGCCCTGTTTTATGCCCGAAAGAATTTTAAGATAACCAACAAAACGGCTATTGTTAAGCCGAGGGAATTAAAACCAATTCAGGGAAAACCGACAGTCAGTTATATTATTCCGACTATGATGCGACAGGATTTTACACTGAATTTGTTGGAGGATTTGAAAAATCAGACCTATCTTCCTAGTCAAGTCGTTGTGGTTGATGCAACTCCGGCAAAAGAGAGAAACGAAAGCCTCTACAATCCGTCCGATTATCCATTTGAACTGATTATTAAATGGCAGGAAACCAAAGGAAGTTGCAGAGCCCGAAATGAAGCCATCGAATTGTGTACAAGTGAATACATTGTGTTTGGTGACGATGATTTGAGGGTTTTGCCGGATTACATAGAAAACCACATCCGTTTTTTGCAAACCTATCATGCTGATGCCTGCAATGGTTTAGATATTCAGGCTAATCATCAACAACAAAATTTAGATGATTTACGCCATAAATTGAAAAATTACGGACCAAACCGTTATTTGGCAGGTGCAGCCCAGTTTTACAACAATGCTAATAATTGTGTCAAAAGAGAGTTTGTAACGAAATTAGAAGGCAATGACATTAATTATGACGGCGGTTACGGTGAAGACAATGACTTTGGATTATCGCTGACTAAAATAGGTGTGATTGTGCTGCAAAATCCTTTTTCTAACAGTTTGCATCTCAAGCCTCCTGTTGGAGGTTACCGTTTTTGGGGTAGCCAGTCTGCTGTGTTAGGAAAGAAAAGGAAAAAACAACCGTGGGAATTAGACCATCCGGTAAAATGGATAAGACCGGTGCCGAGTCCTACGATTATGTACTTCTCCTATAAGCATTTCGGGAAAGAACTGGTTAATGAATACCGTCATAAATACTTTTTTCTGTATTTATTTACCGGGTCAAAATGGTCACTTCCGATGCGAATTCTGAGAATGCCTTATCGTCAAATACAATTCAATAAATCGATTTTTTACGCCAAGAATCTGCAGAAATTGGGAAAAAGAACTAAATAA
- a CDS encoding FkbM family methyltransferase: MFYYSLLKKRNTSFGLSEKNGRITYETTHNNVSFFTNEALYPIIVDFDYYQHFYKVKTNDIVVDAGANCGHLSMLFSKLVGPNGKVFAIEPDKFNIQKIKNNIDLNNDLPENILIEDILFWNKNGEIDFYEAGTVGSSAIWIPDAQHCVKKQSVTIDDWVESHKLERLDFIKMDIEGAEIEALEGCKKI, translated from the coding sequence TTGTTTTATTATTCGCTGCTGAAAAAAAGAAATACTTCATTCGGTCTGTCAGAAAAAAACGGAAGGATTACTTATGAGACGACTCATAATAATGTTTCCTTTTTTACTAATGAAGCACTGTACCCCATTATTGTTGATTTTGATTATTATCAACACTTTTATAAAGTAAAAACCAATGATATTGTAGTAGATGCAGGTGCCAATTGTGGTCATTTATCAATGCTATTCTCCAAGCTTGTTGGTCCAAATGGCAAAGTATTCGCCATAGAACCAGATAAGTTCAATATCCAAAAGATTAAAAATAATATAGATTTAAATAATGATTTGCCTGAAAATATTCTCATTGAAGATATATTATTTTGGAACAAAAACGGAGAAATAGACTTTTATGAGGCCGGCACGGTTGGTTCATCCGCCATTTGGATTCCGGATGCTCAACATTGTGTCAAAAAGCAATCTGTTACAATAGATGATTGGGTTGAAAGCCATAAATTAGAACGATTAGATTTTATTAAAATGGACATAGAAGGTGCCGAAATAGAAGCACTCGAAGGATGTAAAAAAATATAG
- a CDS encoding glycosyltransferase family 4 protein codes for MKIAFLTAEFPHPKMNAFGGIGTSISNLSKGLVESGHAVTVLVYGQNKDDFFEENGVSFYLIKNVKVKGISKWLTQNKIKRLVNKLYNEKKIDILEASDWDGITSGIQPKCPVVVKLHGSDTYFCHLENRPVKIRNRYHESKALQFADGLVSVSRYTAEITKELFALQRDITVIPNCIDLTIFDVDDNCINEQPNTILYFGTLVRKKGSLELPFIFNEVYQQNNQAKLILVGRDAKDIISGNSSVWEMMQPLFNKDALQNVTYVGSVTYDSIKEHINSAAVCVFPTFAEALPVSWIEAMAMNKAIVASDIGWATEIIDEGVNGYLVNPKKHKEYADKISTLLNDYSLRKELGAAARKKAIQKFSIEVVAAQSVDYYRKIIK; via the coding sequence ATGAAAATAGCTTTTCTGACCGCCGAGTTTCCGCATCCTAAGATGAATGCTTTTGGAGGCATTGGGACCAGTATTTCAAATCTTTCCAAAGGATTGGTTGAAAGCGGTCATGCCGTTACGGTTTTGGTTTACGGGCAAAACAAAGACGATTTTTTTGAAGAAAACGGAGTTTCTTTTTACTTAATCAAAAATGTAAAGGTTAAAGGGATCTCCAAATGGCTGACTCAAAATAAGATAAAACGACTCGTCAATAAATTATACAACGAAAAAAAAATAGACATCTTGGAGGCATCCGATTGGGACGGGATTACTTCGGGTATACAACCAAAGTGCCCGGTTGTGGTTAAGCTGCACGGTAGCGACACCTATTTTTGTCATTTAGAAAATAGACCGGTTAAAATCAGGAATCGTTATCACGAAAGCAAAGCATTGCAATTTGCCGACGGATTGGTTTCCGTGAGCCGTTACACTGCTGAGATTACCAAAGAATTGTTTGCTTTACAACGCGATATTACAGTCATTCCCAATTGTATCGATTTGACTATATTCGACGTTGACGATAATTGTATCAACGAGCAACCCAATACAATTTTATACTTTGGAACCTTGGTCAGAAAGAAAGGTTCTCTTGAACTGCCGTTTATTTTTAACGAAGTGTACCAACAAAATAACCAAGCCAAACTCATTTTGGTGGGCAGAGATGCAAAGGATATAATCAGTGGAAACAGTTCGGTTTGGGAGATGATGCAACCTTTGTTCAACAAAGATGCTTTGCAAAATGTAACCTATGTGGGAAGCGTTACCTATGACAGTATTAAAGAACATATCAACTCTGCTGCTGTTTGTGTTTTTCCAACTTTTGCCGAAGCCCTGCCGGTTTCCTGGATAGAAGCAATGGCCATGAATAAAGCTATAGTAGCATCAGACATTGGCTGGGCAACAGAAATTATTGATGAAGGAGTCAACGGTTATTTAGTGAACCCCAAAAAGCACAAGGAATATGCCGATAAAATCAGTACATTGCTCAACGATTACTCCTTGCGAAAGGAGTTAGGAGCGGCAGCCAGAAAAAAGGCGATTCAAAAATTCAGTATCGAAGTAGTAGCAGCGCAAAGTGTTGACTACTATCGAAAAATAATAAAATAA
- a CDS encoding glycosyltransferase family 4 protein, whose protein sequence is MGQSVKTIAVICNYKLLPERIGGMDYFFWLFDQKCKVNNIVVHWFFPNYSEHGGYQDLTIFSSDYQNVEVFFYAYCKEHKPQYTHIITHFVELCVPVFKKIKKATSAKIIQVDHNPRPNNGFAAGKNIKRKIKGMLYSQYIDLFVGVSDYCKNQLALEYGNSIKSKTTVVFNGLEMDNFQKKTDFEFKGKFIVASHLRKQKGIQDLISAVHQLTKEIHIDFVVDIYGNGDYQEVLQNMVSDFSLQDYFVFKGSVADLYSIYHQYDYLIHPSHGETFCYSVLESLLSDLPVITTRNHGNVLGMVVENENGFLFEREDVAALKSILFNLVTGEKRIQKRSIVNDRLSQFSLEAMVANYYKLI, encoded by the coding sequence ATGGGCCAATCCGTAAAAACCATAGCCGTGATTTGCAATTACAAACTGCTGCCCGAAAGGATAGGCGGAATGGATTATTTTTTTTGGCTTTTTGACCAAAAATGCAAGGTAAATAATATTGTAGTGCATTGGTTTTTTCCGAATTATTCGGAACACGGCGGATATCAAGACCTGACGATTTTCAGCAGTGATTATCAAAATGTTGAGGTTTTTTTCTATGCCTATTGCAAGGAACACAAACCACAGTATACGCATATCATTACCCATTTTGTTGAGCTTTGTGTTCCTGTTTTTAAGAAAATAAAGAAAGCAACTTCGGCTAAAATCATTCAGGTAGATCATAACCCAAGACCGAATAACGGATTTGCTGCCGGGAAGAATATCAAAAGAAAAATAAAAGGAATGTTATATTCCCAATACATCGATCTTTTTGTCGGGGTTTCCGATTACTGCAAAAATCAGTTGGCTTTGGAATACGGCAACTCCATAAAAAGCAAAACGACAGTGGTGTTCAACGGATTGGAAATGGATAATTTTCAGAAAAAGACCGATTTTGAATTCAAAGGGAAATTCATCGTGGCCTCTCATTTGAGGAAACAAAAAGGAATTCAGGATTTGATATCCGCCGTGCATCAGTTGACTAAAGAAATCCATATTGATTTTGTGGTTGATATTTATGGTAATGGCGATTATCAGGAAGTACTTCAAAACATGGTATCCGATTTTTCCCTGCAGGACTATTTTGTTTTCAAAGGAAGTGTAGCTGATTTGTATTCGATTTACCATCAATACGATTATTTAATTCACCCTTCACACGGAGAAACGTTTTGTTATTCGGTATTGGAGAGTTTGCTTTCTGATTTGCCGGTCATCACCACCAGGAATCACGGGAATGTACTGGGGATGGTGGTTGAAAATGAAAACGGTTTTTTGTTTGAAAGAGAAGATGTTGCTGCACTGAAATCAATTTTATTTAACCTCGTAACGGGTGAAAAACGTATACAGAAACGTTCAATAGTCAACGATCGCCTCTCACAGTTTTCCTTGGAAGCCATGGTTGCCAATTATTATAAATTAATCTAA
- the asnB gene encoding asparagine synthase (glutamine-hydrolyzing), with protein sequence MCGITGIIGHKANQQNIVSMLEAQKHRGPDFTDFWLQDGIVALGHNRLSIIDLTENANQPFFSDCGNYVLVFNGEIYNYLELRKELQSRYTFKTQSDTEVLLNAYREWGEDCLSRCNGMFSFAIWNKKEQSLFAARDRFGVKPFHYFWEGNDFIFASEINPFWTVSIPKIPNDNVWLHYFSDGSYGQPDETFWQHIQQLPGGHSLTLKNKQLKIKKWYHFEERAVHLQSHFEKNEEDYITNLLLKAINFRFRADVPVGFNLSGGLDSSTLLALIDQQDIDKSAVEAFTFVTHDERYDELTWVKAMLEKRPYHLNVCALSVKEIPDLAMKMAQHQAEPYGGIPTLAYSKIFQTAAQKGVKVLLDGQGADEAWAGYDYYSNNSQSIVQGVAKFPFRTNVLDGDFTKGYSKTTYPKPFDDDLLNLQYRDLFYTKIPRALRFNDRVSMLYGTELREPFLDYELVEYVFCRPKEFKIKEGIQKWMLRKIAEQFLQKDLVLAPKRPLQTPQREWLSEDLKEWVTAEVDLLKNNNWFAKTALQKELENFYNGDNQSSFHIWQWVNAAQLLK encoded by the coding sequence ATGTGTGGCATAACCGGAATCATTGGACACAAAGCCAATCAGCAAAATATAGTAAGCATGCTCGAAGCCCAAAAGCATCGGGGACCTGATTTTACTGATTTTTGGCTCCAAGATGGCATCGTAGCTCTTGGCCACAACCGTTTAAGTATTATCGATTTAACGGAAAATGCCAACCAACCTTTTTTTAGCGATTGCGGCAATTATGTACTAGTTTTCAATGGCGAAATCTACAATTATTTAGAACTTAGAAAAGAACTTCAATCCCGCTATACTTTCAAAACACAATCGGATACCGAAGTTTTGCTGAACGCTTACCGCGAATGGGGAGAGGATTGTTTGTCCCGTTGTAACGGCATGTTTTCGTTTGCGATTTGGAATAAGAAAGAACAAAGTTTGTTTGCTGCCCGCGACCGTTTTGGCGTCAAGCCGTTTCATTATTTTTGGGAGGGTAATGATTTTATTTTTGCTTCCGAAATCAATCCGTTTTGGACCGTAAGTATTCCCAAAATACCAAATGACAACGTCTGGCTTCATTATTTCTCCGATGGAAGTTATGGTCAACCTGATGAAACTTTTTGGCAGCATATTCAGCAATTGCCCGGTGGTCATTCATTGACTTTAAAAAATAAGCAACTGAAGATCAAAAAATGGTATCATTTTGAAGAACGTGCTGTGCATCTTCAGTCTCATTTTGAAAAAAACGAAGAAGATTATATTACGAACCTGCTTTTAAAAGCGATTAATTTTCGTTTCAGAGCCGATGTGCCGGTGGGATTTAATTTGAGTGGAGGTCTGGATTCGAGTACATTATTAGCTTTGATTGACCAACAGGATATTGACAAATCAGCTGTCGAAGCTTTCACTTTTGTGACCCATGACGAAAGATATGATGAATTGACTTGGGTAAAAGCCATGCTCGAAAAACGACCGTATCATTTGAATGTATGTGCGCTTTCGGTTAAAGAAATTCCTGATTTGGCAATGAAAATGGCACAGCATCAGGCCGAACCTTACGGAGGTATTCCAACCTTGGCTTACTCGAAAATTTTTCAAACAGCAGCTCAAAAAGGTGTGAAAGTGTTGCTCGACGGACAAGGTGCTGATGAAGCTTGGGCAGGGTATGATTACTATAGCAATAATTCTCAAAGTATTGTTCAAGGCGTTGCCAAATTTCCGTTTAGAACCAATGTCTTGGATGGGGATTTTACTAAAGGATATTCGAAAACAACCTATCCAAAACCTTTTGATGACGATTTGCTGAATCTGCAGTACCGCGATTTATTTTATACAAAGATTCCGCGTGCTTTGCGTTTTAATGATAGGGTTTCCATGTTGTACGGCACTGAATTACGAGAGCCTTTCTTGGATTATGAATTGGTTGAATATGTCTTCTGTCGCCCCAAAGAGTTTAAAATTAAAGAAGGCATTCAAAAGTGGATGCTGCGAAAAATAGCCGAACAGTTTTTGCAAAAAGATTTGGTTTTGGCACCCAAACGCCCATTACAAACTCCGCAACGAGAATGGCTTTCGGAGGATTTGAAAGAGTGGGTGACAGCCGAAGTGGACCTCCTGAAAAATAATAATTGGTTTGCAAAAACAGCCTTGCAAAAGGAACTGGAAAATTTTTATAACGGAGACAATCAAAGCAGTTTCCATATTTGGCAATGGGTCAATGCCGCTCAGTTGTTGAAATAA